A section of the Humulus lupulus chromosome 2, drHumLupu1.1, whole genome shotgun sequence genome encodes:
- the LOC133818700 gene encoding uncharacterized protein At1g65710-like: protein MGTCLSKKKSSSSSSTAVVNGGSAINGVSPSVPLSVKQAVELPKKDKQQEEVKEEEGQPITQVKKEIFIIKHRRSHDDRAAEPNPKNQNPPLPLVAAVAAPSDDYDDETAASPQVHQFSAGSSAAAAGVRTSSCTKEEVDAILIQCGRLSRSSSGKAASSSSASRKYSGSKRSYDFDNNEAAIAANGGDGDDGVVTVSEESSHRHRERRQSSRSRTRASPSPQGRRRTPSRERGDQQRSASRERRVSRSPGRRSSEASGGGGSCSNSNNANVNLVNSNRPGKMVSIPATVSSLVMDKSNNLDSSAATVKRILVKRNVSDTGAASRGAASPRSQSPARANGNGASAKAAASNEQQQQPSLSRNSSRKAEHSPYRRNPLSEIDPNSLAYPNTTNNNRQQTKTKPRETDGITDDPNQVQKTNVGTDYRNGSRVSATKEQQATVETTVVISGPHKSSSQTQQPTITRSRSARRSRDLDFNPETLLHPNSNPDTTPSYTRLLLEDIQNFHQKNANTTTTVVSLPSCVSKACSILEAVADLNSTTGSSLSEDHFNSLMGSTPKSKDPFVESEVVIGCDDLTEPSFHKYVTVRRGGGGDAASEDQESSGSNSYVQQQQQRGSGMFSSSSVESTDYRAWRSNDEEAEGRRRLNERSKRDSYAGQPHSGGIGRGRLGSAKGLQTVSVVTST, encoded by the exons ATGGGTACTTGTCTCAGCAAGAAGAAatcctcttcatcttcttcaactGCTGTCGTTAATGGTGGTTCTGCCATTAATGGCGTTTCTCCCTCAGTTCCACTATCAGTCAAGCAAGCTGTAGAGCTACCGAAAAAGGATAAACAGCAAGAAGAggtcaaagaagaagaagggcaGCCAATAACCCAAGTGAAGAAAGAGATATTCATTATCAAACACCGCCGGAGTCACGACGACAGAGCAGCGGAGCCAAATCCCAAGAACCAAAATCCGCCATTGCCATTAGTTGCAGCAGTAGCAGCACCTTCTGATGACTATGATGATGAGACTGCGGCCTCTCCTCAGGTTCATCAGTTTTCGGCGGGCTCCTCCGCCGCCGCCGCGGGTGTGAGGACTTCCAGCTGCACCAAGGAAGAGGTGGACGCCATTCTCATACAGTGTGGAAGGCTCAGCCGTAGCTCCTCTGGAAAAGCGGCTTCTTCCTCTTCCGCGTCCAGAAAGTACTCTGGTTCCAAGCGGAGCTACGACTTCGACAACAACGAGGCAGCCATTGCCGCCAATGGTGGTGATGGGGATGATGGGGTGGTTACGGTGTCAGAGGAGAGCAGTCATCGCCACCGCGAGCGGCGTCAATCGTCACGGTCAAGGACAAGGGCCTCTCCTTCTCCTCAGGGAAGGAGAAGAACTCCCAGCAGAGAAAGGGGAGACCAGCAACGGTCTGCTAGTCGAGAGAGACGTGTGAGTAGGTCTCCCGGAAGACGGTCATCAGAAGCCAGTGGCGGCGGTGGCTCTTGTTCTAATAGTAATAACGCTAATGTCAATCTTGTTAATTCTAATAGACCAGGAAAGATGGTCTCGATTCCAGCCACTGTTTCATCTTTGGTGATGGACAAGAGCAACAATTTGGACTCTTCCGCTGCTACTGTCAAGAGAATTTTAGTGAAGAGAAATGTAAGCGACACGGGTGCTGCCTCAAGGGGCGCGGCATCACCGCGGTCTCAGTCTCCGGCAAGAGCTAATGGCAATGGTGCTTCTGCTAAAGCAGCAGCTTCCAACGAGCAACAGCAGCAGCCTTCTCTTAGCCGCAACTCTTCGAGGAAGGCAGAACACTCGCCTTACAGAAGGAATCCCTTGAGTGAGATTGATCCCAATTCCTTGGCATATCCAAACACTACCAACAACAATAGGCAGCAAACCAAAACCAAACCCAGAGAAACTGATGGAATAACTGATGACCCAAATCAG GTTCAGAAAACAAATGTGGGGACTGATTACAGAAACGGAAGCAGAGTTTCAGCCACAAAGGAGCAACAAGCGACGGTGGAGACTACAGTGGTCATCTCTGGGCCTCATAAATCTTCTTCTCAAACACAGCAACCGACAATAACAAGAAGCAGGTCTGCTAGACGATCTCGAGACCTCGATTTTAATCCCGAAACTCTGTTGCATCCAAATTCGAATCCGGATACCACTCCATCTTACACCAGACTGCTGTTGGAGGACATCCAGAATTTCCACCAGAAGAACGCAAATACCACAACCACTGTGGTGTCACTCCCTTCCTGCGTCAGCAAGGCCTGCTCCATTCTCGAAGCCGTGGCAGACCTCAACTCTACCACCGGTTCCAGTCTGTCCGAAGATCACTTCAACTCTTTGATGGGTTCAACTCCTAAAAGCAAGGACCCTTTTGTGGAATCAGAGGTAGTAATTGGCTGTGACGACTTGACGGAGCCAAGCTTCCATAAGTACGTGACAGTGAGAAGGGGAGGAGGTGGAGATGCTGCATCAGAGGATCAAGAGTCTTCGGGCAGCAACAGCTAtgtgcagcagcagcagcagcgggGGTCCGGGATGTTCTCATCCTCTTCGGTAGAGTCGACAGACTACCGTGCTTGGAGATCGAATGATGAGGAAGCAGAGGGCAGGAGGAGACTCAATGAGAGGAGCAAGAGAGATTCTTACGCTGGTCAACCGCACAGCGGTGGCATTGGACGTGGCAGGCTTGGCTCAGCCAAAGGGCTTCAAACTGTTTCTGTGGTTACATCCACGTAG